From Parasteatoda tepidariorum isolate YZ-2023 chromosome 1, CAS_Ptep_4.0, whole genome shotgun sequence, one genomic window encodes:
- the LOC107449317 gene encoding uncharacterized protein produces the protein MNVDNCVASVNTIDELNSFITVSKELMASAQFDLRGSKHNRPDSDEETSILSGDNYEEIVSVLGLKWNLYRDTLPCEMNEENQPIPSKRNVLSMLSRIFDPIGFTSPVTLVPKLILQECWKVKINWYTGLPDNLRNKFLKWANELKYLKEIEIPRKTPDLDENSTLHVFVDASKSAYAASIFIRNVKGGIVNCQLLQAKSKVAPLKSITIPRLEILACTIGARLAYTVRDDLNMKNVRTFFYTALMNALYCIKKQYNWAPFVANRVNEIRKLTDPEAWRHIQGKYNPADLPSRGCNSKDLLKSHWWEAPQFLKLPFENWPASKLSPDIEVVRSERKRTISSATNLTTNTFEIFHKRSSFNKIVRIMAYVIRFYKNTLRNYSDRKKGKLEVEEIEASEKFVLKEIQRESFNGKINFRTVKDSDGLFRVETRITSRKDLETFRFPILLTSKHDLVEKLIMDKHIELKHDAVSIPLPEDRVRDAAIFEIRGVDLCGHLILKEDKKGWVVLFTCAIYRAVHLEVVSSLSTDCFILALRRFIARRGHPSTVYSDNGTNLVGTANLLKNINWNEIEDFASRKRISWKFNPPSAPWWGGFFERLIGVLKGILRKVLGRACLNEEELATVLCDAESLINSRPITYLSEDPEDLSALTPSMFLQEIKEIGVPELDLIDSKKLNKRYSYRLKLRQDLRNRFRIEYLGLLKDNSKIKRESSIKEGDLVLIGDSNHKRILWPLAKVERTYPGKDGRIRLVELKTQSGKLLRPIQRLFPLEVKANDFPSVNNSGRHDESPCHNKDLFPANKEVRYSRYGRSLEPTKRL, from the exons ATGAATGTAGACAATTGTGTTGCAAGCGTGAACACTATTGACGAGTTAAATTCTTTCATTACGGTGTCTAAAGAATTAATGGCTTCAGCACAATTTGACCTAAGGGGTTCGAAACATAATCGGCCAGATAGTGATGAGGAAACCTCAATTTTGTCTGGAGATAATTATGAAGAAATCGTTTCAGTATTGGGCCTTAAATGGAATTTATACAGGGATACTTTACCTTGTGAGATGAATGAGGAAAATCAACCCATTCCGAGTAAACGAAATGTATTATCTATGTTAAGCCGAATTTTTGACCCTATTGGGTTTACAAGTCCTGTCACACTAGTTCCTAAATTAATCTTGCAGGAATGTTGGAAGGTGAAAATTAATTGGTATACAGGACTTCCGGATAATCTGAGGAATAAATTTCTAAAGTGGgctaatgaattaaaatatctgaaagaaATAGAAATCCCTAGAAAAACACCTGATCTAGATGAAAATTCTACTCTGCATGTCTTCGTAGACGCGAGCAAATCGGCTTACGCggcttcaatttttattagaaatgttaaaGGGGGAATAGTTAACTGTCAACTCTTACAGGCTAAATCCAAGGTAGCACCCCTAAAATCGATAACAATTCCTAGATTAGAAATTCTCGCGTGTACCATTGGAGCCAGGCTCGCTTACACTGTAAGAGATGATTTGAATATGAAGAATGTGCGAACCTTTTTCTACACTGCCTTAATGAACGCTTTATACTgcattaaaaagcaatataacTGGGCCCCTTTTGTTGCTAACAGAGTCAATGAAATTCGAAAACTTACGGATCCGGAGGCTTGGCGACATATTCAAGGAAAGTATAATCCCGCAGATTTGCCCTCGCGGGGATGCAATTCTAAAGATTTATTGAAATCCCATTGGTGGGAGGCCccccaatttttaaaactgccaTTCGAGAATTGGCCAGCTAGTAAACTTTCTCCGGATATTGAAGTAGTTCGTTCAGAAAGAAAACGAACTATATCCTCAGCCACAAATTTAACAACTAATACCTTTGAAATCTTCCATAAGAGGTCTTCCTTCAATAAAATTGTGAGAATCATGGCCTACGTCAtccgattttataaaaatactctaAGAAATTATAGTGATAGAAAGAAGGGAAAATTGGAGGTAGAAGAGATCGAAGCATCCGAGAAGTTcgttttgaaagaaattcaaaGAGAATCTTTTAATGGAAAGATAAATTTTCGAACTGTGAAAGACAGCGATGGTCTCTTTCGAGTTGAGACAAGAATAACATCGAGAAAAGACTTAGAAACTTTTAGATTCCCTATATTATTGACTAGCAAGCATGATTtggtggaaaaattaataatggacAAACATATTGAACTGAAACATGACG CCGTAAGCATTCCACTCCCAGAAGATCGAGTCAGAGACGcagctatttttgaaattagaggTGTTGACCTGTGCGGGcatctgattttaaaagaagataaaaaaggCTGGGTGGTACTCTTCACTTGTGCCATCTACCGAGCGGTACACCTCGAAGTAGTATCGTCCCTGTCAACAGATTGTTTCATCTTGGCCCTTCGCCGATTTATTGCTCGCAGAGGACACCCGTCCACTGTATACTCTGACAATGGGACAAATCTTGTGGGAACGGCAAATCTTTTGAAGAACATTAATTGGAACGAAATTGAAGACTTTGCTTCAAGGAAACGAATTTCATGGAAATTTAATCCTCCCTCTGCCCCTTGGTGGGGAGGCTTCTTCGAAAGATTAATAGGAGTTTTGAAAGGCATCCTGAGAAAGGTTCTAGGACGAGCTTGTTTGAATGAAGAAGAGTTAGCTACAGTATTATGCGACGCggaaagtttaattaattccCGTCCTATAACGTATCTTTCAGAAGATCCCGAAGATCTGTCAGCGCTCACGCCATCCATGTTTCTAcaggaaattaaagaaattggtGTTCCTGAACTTGACCTAattgattcaaaaaaattgaacaaaagatATTCTTATCGGTTAAAATTGCGACAAGACCTGCGAAACCGATTCAGAATTGAATATCTAGGTTTGCTTAaagataattctaaaattaaaagggAGTCGTCTATCAAAGAAGGAGATCTTGTGCTAATCGGAGATTCCAACCATAAAAGAATACTCTGGCCATTGGCCAAAGTTGAAAGGACTTATCCAGGAAAGGATGGGAGAATCCGTTTAGTGGAACTTAAGACCCAATCTGGGAAACTATTAAGACCTATACAAAGACTTTTTCCGCTGGAAGTGAAAGCAAATGACTTTCCATCTGTGAACAATTCTGGTAGACATGATGAGAGTCCTTGTCACAACAAGGATTTATTCCCTGCCAATAAAGAAGTTCGATACTCTCGTTATGGACGATCATTGGAACCAACTAAGAGACTTTAA